TGGTATTATTTCTTCAGTAACTAATTTTGGATTGTTTGTGGAACTTCCAAATACTATAGAAGGATTAGTTCATATGAGTAGCTTAGATGATGATTATTATGTTTTTGATGAAAGGCATTTAACCCTTGTAGGTGAGAGAACTAAGAAAATGTATAGATTGGGAGAAGAGGTAAAAATCATAGTAAGTAAAGTTGATTTAGCTTCTCATGAGGTTTATTTTGATATAATTAAAGATGATGAAGATGAAGAAGAAAAGGACGAAGAATATTCCGTTAAAGATTTAGATGAACTTATAAAAGATGATTCTGCAAAGTAGGATTATGTTGTAGAAAAAATCAAAAACAAAAATACAGAAGGGGATAAACCGCCTCTTCTGTTTATTGTTTTTAAGATTGTTTTGTGAAAATAACCCATATATTCTTGAAAAACAATGTATTATATAGTATAATGATATATTAATAAGAATAAAGCAGGTGAAGTTATGGCAAAGGAAACAGGAAATAAAACACTAGTGGAAAATAGAAAAGCAAGACATGATTATTTTATAGAGGAAGCAATGGAAGCTGGCATAGAACTGGTTGGTACGGAGGTAAAATCTATTAGAGCTGGAAAGGCAAATTTAAAAGATAGTTATGCAGATGTTATAAATGGTGAAGTATTTATTAAAAATATGCATATAAGTCATTATGAAAATGGGAATCAATTTAATGCCGATCCATTAAGAGTCAGAAAATTATTGCTCCATAAAGAGCAAATAAATAGACTTCAAGGATTTACATCGCAAAAGGGGTTTACTCTAGTTCCATTATCTCTTTATCTTAAAGATACTAAAGTTAAAGTTAATCTTGGTGTTGTTCGCGGTAAGAAAGATTACGATAAGAGAGATGCAATGCTAGAAAAAGATGCTAAGAGAGACATGGCTAGACAATTAAAGGAAAGAATGAGATAACAAGCAGTAATACACAGTAAGTCCATAATATTAGCACTTGATAAAGCGCCTAATATAGTGTATTATTAAGACATAGACAGCAAGGCAGTAAAACATTAAAGACTAATATTTAATCCATTAACAAGAATACAAAAATAAAATAAATATAAAATTGCGTTATAAATATGCAATAAGTTACACACAATATTGCATTGCAAAGGATTTGAATTAAATCTTTTGACAATACGGGGGCGTACTTGGTTTCGACGGGGGTACGTTGCATCGAGGAAGCGAGCCGAGGGAACCTATGGACCCGCGTAAAAAACTATAGGGACAATTTAAACGCAAACGATAATTTAGCACTAGCAGCTTAGTCTGCTACGTCTTACCTTTGATTACCGCGACTTAGGATAGGGCGCCGACAGCGGTGAACCGAGTCTGGGAAAGCTTTGACCCAGAAACGGAAAATATGAAGCTACCAAAACCTAAACCCGGCCAGTAGGGGTTAAGTAGAGGGAAATTTAAAGTATTGGCTACGCTCGTAGATGCCTAGGTGTTATGGCTTTCGGACAGGGGTTCGACACCCCTCGCCTCCACCAGTGAAACCCTCGACTAATTAATTTTAGTCGAGGGTTTTCTTATGCCCCAATTTAGCTGGATTAGAATAATGAGTGGTGAACATTATCACAAGTAACGTGGGTTTTCTTTAAAACCATTGATATGACTGGTTTAAAGAGATATGCCAAGCGCCTAAATCCTATCATAATCCAAACAAATTATAAAAGCTCCAGAAGATAAGAAAACTTTATTACAATTGATTATAAGTAATATGAATATAAAAAACAAGAAGATATAGACAGTATTGAGCTACACTTAGATGGAAAAGTATAGAAATATTTCATAAATAATAAAGAAGAGATCCTCAATAATGGGGATTCTCTTTATTGGGTTTATTACAGTTAGAATAGAGTTGGTTTAGAAAATCAAAGCGGACTTTTGAAATGGTTTAGGTTGTTGAAAAATTTTTTTGATAAAATATGCAAAAAGATAAACTTTTTGCATACCCTCCTGCGTCTATTATTATGAAAGCCAATTAATTCAACTAATTTTGAATAACATTACCGCAGTAGTACTAGAAATATTTTATGTTCCAGTTTTAAGCCGCATAATTGTTATTAATTATATTATACTTTGAGAAAAATAGTAGGGGGATAGAATGTTATGTTAATTAATTCGAAGAATAATCAATATATTGCAGCATTAGATGGACTTCGTGCCTTTGCTGTATTAGCAGTGTTTGCCTATCATTTAGGATTAAGCTGGGCCGGAGGTGGCTTTTTAGGGGTTGATATCTTTTTCGTTATATCTGGTTATCTTATAACATCAAATATATTGCTTTCATTGGAAAGTGAAGATGGTTTTAGTTTGCAGAAATTTTGGATTGGGCGTATTCGACGGTTGATACCAGCTGCTTACGTTATGATAATAACCACTTTCATGTGGGTAACTTTTTATAACGGAAACATAGTAACTGAAACTTTATGGGATGGATTGTCATCCATTTTTTATGCTAATAATTGGTGGTTTATTTTTCATAAAGTATCATATTTCGATAGTTTTGGTTCACCTTCACCTTTTAAGAATCTATGGTCCTTAGCAGTAGAAGAGCAATTCTATATTGTATGGCCAATTCTTATGCTAATAGGACTTAAGGTTTTTAAGAGGCGAATGAAGTTTGCTAAAATTATTTTTATAGGGGCATTATGCTCAGCTACGTTAATGGCGATATTGTATAAACCTGGGATGGATCCTAGCCGTGTTTATTATGGGACAGATACTCGTGCTTTTGAATTACTTATAGGAAGTTTACTAGCAATTATTTGTCCAACACAAAAACTTTTATCACGGAAAATTTCTATTAAAAAAAAGAAAGAGCTAAATATAACTGGCATAATTACTTTCGCTGTCTTTGTTCTCAGTGTTGTCTATATGAATGAATATCAAACATTTATTTACAGAGGCGGCATGTTACTAATTTGCTTAAATACAGCTGTACTTATAGTTTGTATTTCCCATAGAAACAGCTATTTAAGTGGTTTATTTTCTTGGAAGCCGCTGCGCTGGGTTGGAAAAAGATCCTATGGGATTTATCTTTGGCATTACCCTATCATTGTTTTGAGTACTCCTGTCCATGAAATTGGGAATATACCCTACTGGCGTATGTGCATGCAGCTGGTAATTACGTTTATTATTGCAGAGCTTTCATACCGTTTTATAGAAATGCCTATACGAAAATATGGATTTCGCGGATTCCTTAGAAAATATAGATCCACTAATACTTTTAAGAGAAGAAGGATAGCTTTCACCACAATAACTTCATTATTAATTGTTTTTTTTATGATTGGGTGTGATCTCCATATCAGTACTATCTCAACAAGTGCTGGACAACAAATTGATATGCCTCAGTCATCTCAATCTGAAAAAATAACAAACAATAAAGATGCATCAATTAGTACAAATACAGATATAAGCTCTGACAAAAACAATGAGGTAAGTACAAATACAGATATAAGTTCTGATAAAAATAATGAGTCTAGTTCTTCAACTAAAACTAAAGCTAAATCTAAATCCTATAACGGAATACTTGCTATAGGAGATTCTATCATGTTGGACATTGAACCACGGTTGACAGAAATGTATCCAAACATTACAGTTGATGGTAAGGTTGGAAGGCAATTAAGTCAAGTGATTGAACCTCCATCAGCTTATAAAACTTTTAATGATCCAAATAAAGCTGTAATTATTGAACTGGGCACAAATGGTTATTTTACAGATAAGCAGCTTGATAGTTTACTCAACCATTTTTCTGAAGCACATATTTTTTTAGTAAACATACGGGTCCCAAGACAATGGGAAAATGAAGTGAATAAAGTAATAGATAGAAAAGCTAAAGAAAATAAAAATATAACTCTAATTGATTGGCATTCAGCTTCAATTAATAACCCAGAATACTTTTCATCTGACGGTGTGCATTTGCAGCCTAAAGGGATTGAAGCGTTAACATCCTTAATAGATCAGGCATTAATAAATCAAGATTAATATTTTATTTAACTTAACAACTTTTTTATACTGCTTAAACGTCTATTATATTAGAGAACAGATATGGTACCTATCTGGAAAGTTCATATTAAATTATTATGCATTGTGTAGAATTTAAAGAAAGAAGGACAATTTTTAATAAAGTATGCATATTTATCAAGACATAACAAAGGAGTTTGTGTTATCCATGGAGAAGAATTGCTTGCAACAAGAAATAGCTGAGTATGTTATTAGATATAAGGAAAATCACTATAGGTTAGCATATAGTTATGTGAAGAATGCTGATGATGCGATGGACATTGTCCAAGAATCTATATATAAGGCAATTGCCTCTATAGACTCACTTAAATCATCCAGCAGCATTAAGACCTGGTTTTACAGGATTATTGTAAATACATCACTGGATTTCCTTAGAAAACAAAGAAAGGTAAGTGTCGTAGAAGATGAGACCATGCTGAGGCTAGACTCAGGAGTTCTTGATGAGTATGAAAACTTTGATTTACAAAGGGAATTGGATAATCTACCGGATGACTATCGTACGATAATAAAGCTACGATATTTTGAGGATCTGAAGATAGGTGAAATTGCAGAAATTCTTAACGAAAATCTCAGTACAGTAAAATCTCGATTATATAAAGCACTTGAAATATTAAAATTGAAGTGAAGGAAGACGAGGTGGTTTAATTATGAAAAATAAAAATATAAAGGAACTTAAAAAGGAATATATGGAGGTTCCTATCCCCGATGAATTAGATTTTTTAGTAAAAAAAGCCTTAAAAGATAGTGGCGCTTATAAAAAGAAAGGAAATTGGGCTACTAAAGGATTAGGTATAGCAGCTGCTGCAGTGATTTTAGCTGTAGGTATAACTACAGTTGGGGTTAATACTAATCAAGCATTTGCGTCTACTTTATCAAAGGTACCTATATTAGGTAGTCTCATAAAGGTTGTGACTTTTAGAGAATATAATGTAAATGAAAACACATATAAAGCAGATATAAAGGTACCTTCTGTAAAAGGTTTGGATAACAATAAAGCATTAGAAAACAGCCTAAATGAAAAATATGTTACAGAAAATAAAAAGCTATATGAAGCCTTTATGGCTGATATGGAAAAACTAAAGAAAAATGAAGGTGGTCATTTAGGTATAAAGAGTGGATATGAAGTAAAAACAGATACAGATAATATACTATCAATAAAACGTTATTCTGCAAGTACTGTAAATAGTTATTCGAGTACTAAGTACGATACTATAGATAAGAAGAATCAAGTTTTAATTACTTTGCCAAGCTTATTTAAAGATGATAGTTATGTGAAAATAATAAGTGATAACATCAAGAAACAAATGATTCAACAAAACAACGCTGATAGCAGTAAGCATTTTTGGGTAGAAGGTATAGAAAAGAATCCTAATTTGTGCGTATTTAAAGAAATCTCTAAAGAGCAAAACTTCTATATTAATTCAGAAAACAAATTAGTGATTTGTTTTGATAAATATGAAGTTGCACCAGGAGCTATGGGAAGCCCAGAGTTTGTAATTGCAACTGACATAATATCTAATGTATTAGTAGGTAATGAGTATATAAAATAAATATTAGAAATCTTGAATGCTTTATTACAATAGTCCAAAGAAATATATTAAGAATGAACGATGTTATCTATTTGGTTTTCTTATTAAAGTATATAAAAAATGGCTTACTTCAAGGAGGTAAGTCTATTTTTATATCTATTTAGCAGCAACTTAAGAAGTCTTCGTTATAACCGTTACGGTGAACCGTACCATAAATAACGTAGACTTTTTTGTGTGTTAGTAATTTATGGTTTTATTAAAAAAGGTATTTTTATATTTGAGTCTAATAAGTGATATGGCAGTTGATTTTAATATATCATTAATCAATAAAGAATTTCAGTATTTAGACTTATTATTCAAAAATATAGATAGTAAATTTGGAACGCAGGTTGTTGAATGTGTATGTTGTAAAAAAAATGAAAATTACAAAGGCCAAGGGTTTCTAATTGACCATAAATATATTGATGAAGTGTGCTTTAAGAACTACATTGGTAAATGGCTCTGTTCTCAAGAATGCAAAGAGAGCTTTAATGGATGGAAGTAAGATTATATATACAAAACTAAGTAAAAGATTATATTAAAGATGTGGGTTAATAGGCAAGGATTGAGAAAATTGATAAGCAGATTAATAATAGAGTTAGTGCAATTATGCAAGGATTTGCGCATGAGGGGTTTAAAACAAAGATGGATGACTTAAAGGATAGAAAAACTAAACTTGAAGTTACACTAAAAGAGAAAGAAAATAGAAGTCAAGCTCCTAAGATAACAGAAGAGCTGGTAAAGAATTTGTTTTCAATGTTCAGAGGCTTTGTAACAGAGCGGAATATGCCAGAGTATAAGAAATAATACAGAATTATGCTGATAAAGTAATTGTTTATAAAGACCTCGTTGAAGTAATATTCAACGTGGTCTTTGATTTTTTGAAGAATAAAGAAAGTATAATAATCAAGTATTCTGTAAAGAAGACTTTCTATTTGAGAGGTATAGAAATATTGCTTAATTACAAATACAAGAAGTATATATGAATATTAAATTAATAAAACAAAAAAAGTAAATGGCAATTTGGTAAACATTGAAATATTAAAAAAATAATAGTATAATAGTATAAAAATGTATTTAAATGGAGGGTATAATGGAAGGTATAATGGAAGAAAATAAAGAAAATAAGCAGATATTAAAGGAAATATGTAATAAGAAACCAAGAAACCGAATAAGTCAAACAGATATACCACTATATACACTTAAACAAGCATTAGTAGTGCCAAAGGCTATTTTAGATAATTTTGCTGGAAGACCTATAGCCCCAATTCAGGTTGCATTAGCTTTAAATATATCGCCAGGAAGTACTAATTGGAGATATTTAGCAGGTGCTTCAACGGCTTATGGTCTCACAAATGGAGGTTATAATTCAAAGGATATTTCTTTGACTGATTTGGGAAAAAGGATAATAGCACCTCTAGAAGAAGGAAAAGATATAACTGCAATTATAGAAGCTGTTTTAAAACCAACACTATTAAATAAATTTTATAATAGCTATAATAATGCAAAGTTTCCTAAAGACAATATCGCAGAAAGTGTATTAGTTAGTATGGGTGTGCCAATAGAAAAAGTTAAAAATGTGTTGGGTTTAGTAAAAGATAATGGTGAATTTGCAGATATTATTGCTGATACTAAAAATGGGTGGTTTGTATTTATTAATCCTGAGCGGGTTGTAGCAAGTGAGAGTGATTATTCTGGTCAAGAGGAAGAATGTAAATTTGAAGATGATATTATGAAAGAAGAACCAGATGAGATTATACCAGATGTAGTGCTACAAAGAATGAATATAAAAAAGGAAGAAAATAAAATACAACCTATTCAAGATTATGTAAAACCTTTGAAACAAAAGGTTTTTATTTCACATGGTAAGAATAAAAAAATTGTTGAGCAGTTAAAGGAACTATTGACTTTTGGACAATTTGAACCAGTAGTTTCTGTTGAACGAGAAACTACTGCAATACCTGTACCAGAAAAAGTGTTTTCTGATATGTCTGAATGCCAGGCTGGAATTATTCATATTGAAGGAGAAATTAAACTTCTTGATGAGAAAGGAAATGAGCATCATAAGATTAATGAGAATGTTTTGATAGAAATTGGTGCAGCAATAGCTTATTATAAGAAAAAGGTCACCTTACTTTGTCAAAAGGGTGTGGTGCTTCCTTCAAATTTACAAGGGTTATATAGATGCGAATATGAAGGGGAACAATTAGATTATCCAGCAACAATGAAATTACTTAAAACATTTAATGAGTTTAGGAATTAATAGAATAGATAATTAATAAAAAACAAACAAGCAATGTTAAGAAGAAAGGACATCGTTATGGATAGAGATGAAGTATTGAAAAAAATATCGGAGTCATTAATTTTTGGGAATTTGGGTTATTAAGTTTACTTCTAAAAGAATCTACTACAATATTTATTGGTTATGGATTAGGAGATTTTAATGTGTTAACTGAAGTTGATTGGGCAAATAATGTCCTTGTAAACTACAATAATGATTATCCGCATTATTTAATACAAGTTGTTTATAAAGAGGATAACCCAGCTGACAACCCATATGAAAGTGGTAATGGAGTTATTATTATAGAAACAAACAATCTAAATAACTTCATGATAGAATTAAATGAATTTCATAATAAGGAACTTACTCAGTATAATTTAGAAATTAGCAAAACAGCTAATTTCAGAGCGGAACTAGTTTCTGCTTCTAAGTGTGACTTTGATAGATTTATTGATGATGATGTTGTTAGATTTAATATATTGGATAAGTTTAATATGTGTAGAATAGAAACTTCTTCCGCGTTTTTAACTTTCTTAACAAGTTGATTAGATGTTTCTTGGGAAAGGACTAGACCTAAAGGTGCATTTAGCGCTTATGCAGATGTATTAAAAGTAATCATCGATATATTTAGTCTTATAAATGATAAGATATTTCCAGAAGTTATATTAAACTATATAGTTTCATCCTTTGACGGACTGGCTTTTCATATAGGTAAAGGTTATGGTGATAGTTATGTTGCATACGAGTATTCGGATAAAAATAAATCAAGAATAACACCATATATGTTAGAGTATTTAAAAACTTATGCCGATATATGTGGCATATAAAAATAAAGAATTTATTATAATTTGTGGGTTTCACCTACCACGCTTCGCCTCCACCAAGAAGAAAGCCGTAGTATTTCAGAAAACGTTACATGGGGCCAGCGCAAGAGGCTTGCTGATGGTAAGGTAAGCATGCCCTATGGACAGTTCCTTGGATATGAAAAAGGTGAAGATGCCATACCTAAAATTGTAGAAAAGGAAGCCGCAGTTGTGAGGTTGATTTATAAACTTTTCCTTGAGGGAAAGACACCAGCAGGTAAAGAGATTTGACAGCCTAGCACAGTACTGAGCATACTTAAAAATGAAAAGTATAAAGGTGATGCTATGCTACAAAAAAGCTTTACTGTGGATTTTCTTACGAAGGAAAAGAAGGTTAATAAGGGAGAAATCCCTCAGTATTATGTTGAAAACAGCCATCCTGCAATTATTACTCCAGAGGTATTTGACCTGGTTCAACATGAATTTAATAAACGCAAAAACGTCAAGGGTTATAAAACAGGAGGAGAATGTTTTTCAGGAAAAACCATCTGTGGTGAGTGCGGTAGCTTCTACGGGAGTAAGGTGTGGCACTCAACCAGCAAATACCGAAGGATGATATGGCAGTGCAACGCAAAATTCAAAAACGATAAAAAATGTGGCACACCTCATCTTTACGAGGATACTTTAAAACTCGCCTTTACTGAGGCCTTTAATAACATTCTTGAAAACAAAGAAGAAATATTACAAGGCTATGAAGCTATAATTCAAGCATTGACCGATACTTCAAAGCTTGATAAGGAGAGTGTAAAGCTACAGAGTGAAACTGAGGTTGTTAATGAACTGCTCCAAAAGTGTGTGGAGGAAAATGCTCATAGCGCATTAGACCAAGCGGAATATGAAGAACGTTACAAAGCCTTAGCAGAGAGATATGGAAATATAAAAAATGGGATTGAGGGGATAAATGAAAAGCGTCTTGAACGAAGAGCTAAACAAGAAAACATTGTGACTTTTATTAAAGAGCTTGAACAAAGAGAATATATTGTGGATTTTTTTATTATAAATCGAATATAAGTGAAGTATAGTGTTTAAATGTAAATATTGTAATATGGTTGATGTTTGAACGTATGGTGTTATAAACACTCTTCATTACCAACATCCTCTAATAGTTAAAATTTTTTAATTGTTGCAGAGGCTTAATTAAAAAACTGTAGTTTTTCAGTGGCCTCTGGCTCAGGTGGTCCAAACGCATCACTTTCTAAAACTCCAATACCATTTTGTACCCTTCTGAAAACCTTTCAAGGGTATCAATTACCTCCACATTTGATATTTCAGGTTCCGGCTGTTTACGAGCCAACTGGGGAGTCTGTAAGTAGATAACCTCTTGCTCTTGTGTGTCAGAATACTTTATCAGCTTTCTTTTAACGCCTCTTAACATAATATACACATTTTTTCAAATTGATATATTAATTAAAGTTACTATAGGACTCCTTATAGTAACTTACCCACTGGGATTATTTTGCTGAGTCCCACCAGCGGAATTTGCACACTTGACGGGACTCAAACTTTCACTAATCTTTCTTTGGAATTAACGGTACTAGAAGGAATGAATCATACTTCCCGCCAACATAAATGGAATGAGTTCCTTTATTAACTGTATCATTATGTGCATATCCCCTTGAAATCCCTGATGTGGTTTCTTCTATGACTATCTGGCTGCCTTTTATAACTAGCACTAGACTTTCTCCACCTTTTAGAAGAACACTTGAAGGTAATATTTCAATTTCTACTGGCACAATTTCATTTTTATTAAGCTTCAGTAGGTTCCTGTGCTTAAGTACTGGTTGATAAGGCGTAGATCTTTCAGTATCTAGCTCTCTATGCGAAACTCTCAGCCAACCATTTGCCACCTGACCATTTTCACTATGATTAAAATCAGGTAAAAACACTTCATTGCCACGTTTGTCGTACTTCTTAATACCGATAAAAATATCCATATCATCTGCGTCATCTGCAGAAACCCAAAGCTTAAGCTTCATATTTCCGGTGATCTCCATATCCTTTTCAGCGGTGAATTTAAACTTCAACTCATTGTTTTCGCTTTGATTAGGCTCCGCATTATATGTAAGTTTAGTTTCCTTTTGGGCCTGGACGTTCTGCATGGACATTCCTTCCCCATTAAGATAATACTCAGAATATACTGTATGAGCTATTGGCCATTCATTTCCAACTCGCATTTGTCCCTTATAGAATTTCTCTCTAACTTCATAACGTACTCTAGGTGTATCCATCCAATCATTTTCAATGCCCTTTAGGAAATAATCAAAGAACTCCTTCTGTTGTTCTAGGGATTCACGCAAATGGTAGGTTTCCCACTCTTTGCGGCCATGGACAAGCAGCCACTTGTCTTTGGAGGAAGACTGTTTAAAACCTTCAAAGGTTCCACGACAATGCAAACCTTGGGTGGACCAACTAGCGCAAACAAACATTGGCACCTTTATATCGGACAATTTCACCTGTCTATCTTCCCAGTGCTCATCCAGTAGTGGATGCTGTTTTTGAGCTTCTACCTGAGCTTCTACCTTATTGTTTGGCCATCTGGTTTTCAGTAACTTCTCAAAATCTGATGAGAAACCTGTTTCTGGTATTCCGCCGTGAAAGAACCATTCCCTATATAGATCACTTGTACCTTCCCAAGGAATTATAGCCTTTAGATGTGGTGGATTCAAAGCAGCCACCCTCCATTGGGTCATTGCAAGGTAGGACACTCCGTTTAACGCCACATTGCCATCTGACCAATCCTGAACTCCAGCCCATTCGATAACTTCATAATAATCTTCAGTTTCATTTTTACTCCAAGGATAGAGTTCCCCTTCAGAATTTGAGCTTCCTCTAGCAGCAATTTTGATCAATATATAGTCGTTTGGAACCCAGAAACCTGGATCTGGTGACTCCATTGGTGTAAAAAGAGATGTGTCGATACCTCCTAAGGTAGGCCAGTTTGGACGTAAAAATGCATAGGGAGGTAAACCATCTTTATTATAAGGGTCCATACTCATTACCACTGGAAACTTTCCAGGTTGATTTGGACGAAATACATTGACGTATATAGTGACTCCATCACGCATTTTGATAGGAACATCCTTCTCCATTATCATCTCTTGATTACCGTAATGAGCAGTAGTCATAACTATTTTATTTAAACCTGATGTAGCCTCACTAGGATGTGTAGGCTTTAAGTCGGGGCGGCCCATGAATTTAATCATTGTACATCTACTTCCTTTCAATTAGAAATTGATTGCTGGAACCCATAAGCTCTTTAACGTTAAATTTGTTATTCCATCAATCCTTAATCAAATAATACTCTGCTCTATATTTCTAAACAACCATCAAAGCTTTGAACTTATGTTTGTTAAGCAACGAAATACAATAAAATGTTGCTTAACAAACATAGTTTCATCAAAACATTTTATATTTATAGATACATGCTGTTACATTCTTGTTGTCTAGGTTATAATATATCTATAAAATACGAAATTTAAGAGGTATTATGGAACAC
This DNA window, taken from Clostridium estertheticum, encodes the following:
- the smpB gene encoding SsrA-binding protein SmpB, whose amino-acid sequence is MAKETGNKTLVENRKARHDYFIEEAMEAGIELVGTEVKSIRAGKANLKDSYADVINGEVFIKNMHISHYENGNQFNADPLRVRKLLLHKEQINRLQGFTSQKGFTLVPLSLYLKDTKVKVNLGVVRGKKDYDKRDAMLEKDAKRDMARQLKERMR
- a CDS encoding acyltransferase family protein; amino-acid sequence: MLINSKNNQYIAALDGLRAFAVLAVFAYHLGLSWAGGGFLGVDIFFVISGYLITSNILLSLESEDGFSLQKFWIGRIRRLIPAAYVMIITTFMWVTFYNGNIVTETLWDGLSSIFYANNWWFIFHKVSYFDSFGSPSPFKNLWSLAVEEQFYIVWPILMLIGLKVFKRRMKFAKIIFIGALCSATLMAILYKPGMDPSRVYYGTDTRAFELLIGSLLAIICPTQKLLSRKISIKKKKELNITGIITFAVFVLSVVYMNEYQTFIYRGGMLLICLNTAVLIVCISHRNSYLSGLFSWKPLRWVGKRSYGIYLWHYPIIVLSTPVHEIGNIPYWRMCMQLVITFIIAELSYRFIEMPIRKYGFRGFLRKYRSTNTFKRRRIAFTTITSLLIVFFMIGCDLHISTISTSAGQQIDMPQSSQSEKITNNKDASISTNTDISSDKNNEVSTNTDISSDKNNESSSSTKTKAKSKSYNGILAIGDSIMLDIEPRLTEMYPNITVDGKVGRQLSQVIEPPSAYKTFNDPNKAVIIELGTNGYFTDKQLDSLLNHFSEAHIFLVNIRVPRQWENEVNKVIDRKAKENKNITLIDWHSASINNPEYFSSDGVHLQPKGIEALTSLIDQALINQD
- a CDS encoding RNA polymerase sigma factor, yielding MEKNCLQQEIAEYVIRYKENHYRLAYSYVKNADDAMDIVQESIYKAIASIDSLKSSSSIKTWFYRIIVNTSLDFLRKQRKVSVVEDETMLRLDSGVLDEYENFDLQRELDNLPDDYRTIIKLRYFEDLKIGEIAEILNENLSTVKSRLYKALEILKLK
- a CDS encoding DUF3298 and DUF4163 domain-containing protein, with translation MKNKNIKELKKEYMEVPIPDELDFLVKKALKDSGAYKKKGNWATKGLGIAAAAVILAVGITTVGVNTNQAFASTLSKVPILGSLIKVVTFREYNVNENTYKADIKVPSVKGLDNNKALENSLNEKYVTENKKLYEAFMADMEKLKKNEGGHLGIKSGYEVKTDTDNILSIKRYSASTVNSYSSTKYDTIDKKNQVLITLPSLFKDDSYVKIISDNIKKQMIQQNNADSSKHFWVEGIEKNPNLCVFKEISKEQNFYINSENKLVICFDKYEVAPGAMGSPEFVIATDIISNVLVGNEYIK
- a CDS encoding TIR domain-containing protein, with the translated sequence MEGIMEENKENKQILKEICNKKPRNRISQTDIPLYTLKQALVVPKAILDNFAGRPIAPIQVALALNISPGSTNWRYLAGASTAYGLTNGGYNSKDISLTDLGKRIIAPLEEGKDITAIIEAVLKPTLLNKFYNSYNNAKFPKDNIAESVLVSMGVPIEKVKNVLGLVKDNGEFADIIADTKNGWFVFINPERVVASESDYSGQEEECKFEDDIMKEEPDEIIPDVVLQRMNIKKEENKIQPIQDYVKPLKQKVFISHGKNKKIVEQLKELLTFGQFEPVVSVERETTAIPVPEKVFSDMSECQAGIIHIEGEIKLLDEKGNEHHKINENVLIEIGAAIAYYKKKVTLLCQKGVVLPSNLQGLYRCEYEGEQLDYPATMKLLKTFNEFRN
- a CDS encoding recombinase zinc beta ribbon domain-containing protein yields the protein MSILKNEKYKGDAMLQKSFTVDFLTKEKKVNKGEIPQYYVENSHPAIITPEVFDLVQHEFNKRKNVKGYKTGGECFSGKTICGECGSFYGSKVWHSTSKYRRMIWQCNAKFKNDKKCGTPHLYEDTLKLAFTEAFNNILENKEEILQGYEAIIQALTDTSKLDKESVKLQSETEVVNELLQKCVEENAHSALDQAEYEERYKALAERYGNIKNGIEGINEKRLERRAKQENIVTFIKELEQREYIVDFFIINRI
- a CDS encoding CocE/NonD family hydrolase, encoding MIKFMGRPDLKPTHPSEATSGLNKIVMTTAHYGNQEMIMEKDVPIKMRDGVTIYVNVFRPNQPGKFPVVMSMDPYNKDGLPPYAFLRPNWPTLGGIDTSLFTPMESPDPGFWVPNDYILIKIAARGSSNSEGELYPWSKNETEDYYEVIEWAGVQDWSDGNVALNGVSYLAMTQWRVAALNPPHLKAIIPWEGTSDLYREWFFHGGIPETGFSSDFEKLLKTRWPNNKVEAQVEAQKQHPLLDEHWEDRQVKLSDIKVPMFVCASWSTQGLHCRGTFEGFKQSSSKDKWLLVHGRKEWETYHLRESLEQQKEFFDYFLKGIENDWMDTPRVRYEVREKFYKGQMRVGNEWPIAHTVYSEYYLNGEGMSMQNVQAQKETKLTYNAEPNQSENNELKFKFTAEKDMEITGNMKLKLWVSADDADDMDIFIGIKKYDKRGNEVFLPDFNHSENGQVANGWLRVSHRELDTERSTPYQPVLKHRNLLKLNKNEIVPVEIEILPSSVLLKGGESLVLVIKGSQIVIEETTSGISRGYAHNDTVNKGTHSIYVGGKYDSFLLVPLIPKKD